The DNA window TTACTAATGACGTACTAAAAAAGAGTGAGATACAAAGAATCTTCATAAATAGATAATTTCTTTTTATCTTAAGACATATACTGTACAAAATGAATAAAAGGAGAGAATAGGCTATGAAAAAATCATTCCAAGTAAGTCGTTTTGTGAGAAATGCTTTACCTCCTGACGCAAGAATGATAAGACCGGAAAATCCTAAACGAGCTAAGGCCATTCAGATGGAAGATTTAGATGGGGATGGGAAGTATGAAATTATTGTGACTTATGAGCTACAAGGGGAAATGTATGCAATGATCTTAAAACAAGATGCGGGTAAATGGTATAAACTAACTATAAAGGGCTCTGGATACGGTATAAATTATATGGACTTTGCAGATATAACAGGAAGTGGGAAAAAAGATCTTTTGGTAGGTTGGCAGATAGGAAATATATGGGGTGAACTTGATTTGTATACTTGGGAGAAAAATACCATGAAAAAAATCGCTAAGGGTTTATCCTATAGCAAAGCAGATATTTTTCAAAGTTCAGAGCAGGAGTCTATAGAATTAGGGTTATGGAGCCATATTACAGGAGAAGTTTATGATATTCAACTGGTTCATTGGGATGGAAGAAAATTAACACATGTGAGGGACTCTCGTGAGTATTACACAGAAAGAGTCATTCCATACTATGAACAGAAGGTAAAAGAAATACCAGAAGATCCTCATTATTGGTATTATCTTGCAGATGCTCAGATCAATGGAGGGACACCTAAAGATGCCCTAAAATCTATAGTAAAAGGAATGGCGTTTAAGGAATCAAATCCATCAAAAGGAGAATTTTTAGCTTTGAGGAAAAAGGCTATAAGAAGTTTATTATAAACAATAGCTTAAATATGATTTTGTTTGTAGCATCTTCACGTATACAAAATATTTAAGCGTGAAGAACTTAAAGAAAATGCATTAAAACTTTTGCATATTAGATACATAATAAAAAACATTAAGATGTGGATTCTGTAGGTGT is part of the Crassaminicella profunda genome and encodes:
- a CDS encoding FG-GAP repeat domain-containing protein, giving the protein MKKSFQVSRFVRNALPPDARMIRPENPKRAKAIQMEDLDGDGKYEIIVTYELQGEMYAMILKQDAGKWYKLTIKGSGYGINYMDFADITGSGKKDLLVGWQIGNIWGELDLYTWEKNTMKKIAKGLSYSKADIFQSSEQESIELGLWSHITGEVYDIQLVHWDGRKLTHVRDSREYYTERVIPYYEQKVKEIPEDPHYWYYLADAQINGGTPKDALKSIVKGMAFKESNPSKGEFLALRKKAIRSLL